A genome region from Stenotrophomonas maltophilia includes the following:
- a CDS encoding S1 family peptidase, with product MNRWLFLALAALPFAAGAVVIRDDVDDARYQIDATEFPALADMPGEGHGVLITPRWVVTAAHAAPMEGMGATITIDGKGYGVERVFLHPGYRRMPEALGMEAMATGSASKIHAFLAASDDIALIRLATPVSDVQPLALYRGSAEVTQIATLIGKGATGNGATGLVPGGPHRTTLRRAYNAITGGNTRYLWYRFDPPPQGLPLEGVLGNGDSGGPLLIEDQGVWKLVGLGSWITAVSEHALEAGYYGQVVYSVRVSRYIDWIESTIDRDASR from the coding sequence ATGAACCGCTGGCTTTTCCTCGCGCTTGCCGCGCTCCCGTTCGCCGCCGGTGCCGTGGTCATCCGCGATGATGTTGACGATGCCAGGTACCAGATAGACGCAACGGAATTCCCGGCACTGGCAGACATGCCGGGCGAGGGGCACGGCGTCCTGATTACACCGAGATGGGTGGTGACCGCCGCGCATGCCGCACCGATGGAGGGGATGGGCGCCACCATCACCATCGATGGCAAGGGCTATGGTGTCGAGCGTGTCTTCCTGCACCCCGGCTATCGGAGGATGCCCGAGGCGCTGGGCATGGAGGCGATGGCAACGGGGAGTGCGTCGAAAATCCACGCGTTTCTGGCGGCGTCGGATGACATTGCGCTGATCAGACTTGCCACACCGGTGAGCGACGTGCAGCCGCTGGCGCTCTATCGTGGCAGCGCCGAGGTCACCCAGATCGCCACCTTGATCGGCAAAGGCGCCACCGGCAACGGTGCGACTGGACTGGTGCCCGGCGGGCCGCATCGTACGACGCTGCGGCGGGCCTACAACGCGATTACCGGCGGCAACACGCGTTATCTCTGGTACCGGTTCGACCCGCCTCCGCAGGGCCTGCCCCTTGAAGGCGTGCTCGGCAACGGCGACAGCGGCGGCCCGCTGCTGATCGAGGATCAAGGCGTGTGGAAGCTGGTCGGCCTTGGGTCCTGGATCACTGCCGTTTCCGAGCACGCACTTGAAGCCGGCTACTATGGCCAAGTGGTCTACAGCGTTCGCGTGTCCCGCTACATTGACTGGATCGAAAGCACTATCGATCGTGACGCGTCACGTTAA
- a CDS encoding methionine synthase, translated as MSTKKLLPTSTAGSLPKPSWLAEPEKLWSPWKLQDDGLIEGKQDALRLSLQEQQHAGIDIVSDGEQTRQHFVTTFIEHLSGVDFEKRETVRIRNRYDASVPTVVGAVSRPKPVFVEDAKFLRRQTAQPIKWALPGPMTMIDTLYDAHYKSREKLAWEFAKILNEEAKELEAAGVDIIQFDEPAFNVFFDEVNDWGVAALERAVEGLKCQTAVHICYGYGIKANTDWKQTLGSEWRQYEESFPKLRTSSIDIISLECQNSHVPIDLIELVRGKKVMVGAIDVASNTVETPEDVANTLRRALQFVDADKLYPSTNCGMAPLAREVARGKLRALSAGAKIVREELSA; from the coding sequence ATGTCGACGAAGAAACTGCTTCCCACCTCCACCGCAGGCAGCCTGCCCAAGCCATCCTGGCTGGCCGAGCCCGAGAAGCTCTGGTCACCCTGGAAACTGCAGGACGATGGCCTGATTGAAGGCAAGCAGGACGCGCTACGCCTGTCCCTGCAGGAACAGCAGCACGCAGGCATCGACATTGTCAGCGACGGCGAACAGACCCGGCAACACTTCGTTACCACCTTCATCGAGCACCTCAGCGGTGTCGATTTCGAGAAGCGCGAAACCGTGCGCATCCGCAACCGCTACGATGCCAGCGTGCCGACAGTGGTTGGCGCGGTCAGCCGCCCGAAACCGGTGTTCGTGGAGGATGCGAAGTTCCTGCGCCGCCAGACCGCGCAACCCATCAAGTGGGCCCTGCCTGGCCCGATGACCATGATCGACACGCTGTATGACGCCCACTACAAGAGCCGCGAAAAGCTGGCCTGGGAGTTCGCGAAGATCCTCAACGAAGAGGCAAAGGAACTGGAGGCCGCCGGCGTGGACATCATCCAGTTCGATGAGCCCGCCTTCAATGTGTTCTTCGACGAAGTGAACGACTGGGGCGTGGCTGCGCTGGAGAGGGCCGTCGAAGGCCTGAAGTGCCAGACGGCCGTGCACATCTGCTACGGCTATGGCATCAAGGCCAACACCGACTGGAAGCAGACACTGGGCTCGGAATGGCGCCAGTACGAAGAATCGTTCCCGAAGCTGCGGACCTCCAGCATCGACATCATCTCGCTGGAATGCCAGAACTCGCACGTGCCGATCGACCTGATCGAACTGGTGCGCGGCAAGAAGGTGATGGTGGGCGCCATCGACGTGGCCTCCAATACGGTGGAAACGCCGGAAGACGTGGCCAACACGCTGCGCAGGGCGCTGCAGTTCGTGGATGCCGACAAGCTCTACCCGAGCACCAACTGCGGCATGGCACCGCTGGCGCGTGAAGTGGCACGCGGCAAGCTGCGCGCGCTCAGCGCAGGGGCGAAGATCGTGCGCGAGGAGCTTTCGGCGTAG
- a CDS encoding extracellular catalytic domain type 1 short-chain-length polyhydroxyalkanoate depolymerase yields the protein MNSGIDSIKAVVLALCCWLASAGSVLAAGPAGHWDIGLYGNLFGAREYQVWVPAGYSDQQPLPLLLVLHGCVNGPNLMGEASGFNDVADIEGFIVVYPRQNVTSNPARCWNWQLPINQARDSGEASILAGIVDKVKAGYSVDPHRVYVTGISAGGAMTSIMLACYSDVFAAGAIHSGGMFKGATTISGSAYALLAGSIHSPDSNGRLAWQCSGSPMPRPLPVLVFHGSADLTVNPVNGEQAVRQFLQTNDLADDGLDNDSVKYLPTSTYHGQVPGGRAYTVDTYAYGGRTLAQHYVVQGMGHAWSGSQSGLPFTDPKGPDATLITWMFLKNYQR from the coding sequence ATGAATTCCGGAATCGATTCGATCAAGGCGGTAGTGCTGGCGCTGTGCTGCTGGCTGGCGTCGGCAGGCAGCGTGCTCGCCGCGGGCCCTGCCGGGCATTGGGACATCGGCCTGTACGGCAACCTGTTCGGCGCCCGCGAATACCAGGTCTGGGTGCCGGCCGGCTACAGCGACCAGCAGCCGCTGCCCTTGCTGTTGGTACTGCACGGCTGCGTCAACGGCCCCAACCTGATGGGCGAGGCCTCCGGCTTCAACGATGTGGCCGACATCGAGGGTTTCATCGTGGTCTATCCGCGCCAGAACGTGACCTCCAACCCGGCGCGCTGCTGGAACTGGCAGCTGCCGATCAACCAGGCCCGTGACAGCGGCGAGGCGTCGATCCTGGCCGGCATCGTGGACAAGGTGAAGGCCGGTTACAGCGTCGATCCGCACCGGGTCTACGTCACCGGCATTTCCGCCGGCGGTGCTATGACCTCGATCATGCTGGCCTGCTATTCGGACGTGTTCGCCGCTGGTGCCATCCATTCCGGCGGCATGTTCAAGGGTGCGACCACCATCTCCGGCAGCGCCTACGCGTTGCTGGCCGGCAGCATCCATTCGCCGGACAGCAACGGTCGGCTGGCCTGGCAGTGCTCGGGCTCACCGATGCCGCGCCCGCTGCCGGTGCTGGTGTTCCATGGCAGCGCCGACCTCACCGTCAACCCGGTAAACGGTGAGCAGGCCGTGCGCCAGTTCCTGCAGACCAACGACCTGGCCGACGACGGCCTGGACAACGACTCGGTGAAGTACCTGCCGACCAGCACCTACCATGGCCAGGTGCCGGGTGGGCGTGCCTACACGGTGGACACCTATGCCTATGGCGGTCGCACGCTGGCACAGCACTATGTGGTACAGGGCATGGGGCATGCGTGGAGTGGCAGCCAGTCGGGCTTGCCGTTCACCGACCCGAAGGGCCCGGATGCCACGTTGATCACCTGGATGTTCCTGAAGAACTACCAGCGCTGA
- a CDS encoding excalibur calcium-binding domain-containing protein: MDIRRAFSIAWLAFGLLALLLSANALGHPGGLDRNGCHTNRKTGDYHCHRGAPAAPRYVDTPRSSFAPGSARRSGVFANCTEARAAGAAPVRRGDPGYGPHLDRDNDGVGCEPYRGRR; the protein is encoded by the coding sequence ATGGACATCCGACGCGCTTTTTCAATCGCATGGCTCGCATTCGGCCTGCTCGCATTGCTGTTGTCGGCAAACGCCCTCGGCCATCCCGGCGGGCTCGACAGGAATGGCTGCCACACCAACCGCAAGACCGGTGACTACCACTGCCATCGAGGCGCTCCAGCAGCGCCTCGATATGTCGACACCCCGCGCAGCAGTTTCGCCCCCGGTTCTGCGCGCAGGTCCGGGGTGTTTGCCAACTGCACGGAGGCCCGCGCCGCCGGAGCAGCGCCGGTACGGCGTGGTGATCCGGGGTATGGGCCGCACCTTGATCGCGACAATGATGGCGTGGGCTGCGAACCCTATCGTGGTCGCAGGTAG
- the msuE gene encoding FMN reductase: MLSPTRPLRIVAVSGGLQRPSRAAALAEHLLDLMGEDIHSEQHLVELGELAPQLAGALWRSQLPDTVERQLAAVEQADVLVVSTPVYRGSYTGLFKHFFDFIHQDALVDTPILLAATGGSERHSLVIDHQLRPLFSFFQARTLPLGVYATDRDFVDGHVHNDALIERTRLAVRRALPLLALPRHRAAALEAAPAH, translated from the coding sequence ATGCTTTCACCTACCCGCCCCCTTCGAATCGTCGCCGTTTCCGGCGGATTGCAGCGCCCCTCCAGGGCCGCGGCCCTGGCCGAGCATCTGCTGGACCTGATGGGCGAGGACATCCATAGCGAGCAGCACCTGGTTGAACTGGGCGAGCTGGCCCCGCAGCTGGCGGGTGCGCTCTGGCGTTCGCAGCTGCCCGACACGGTGGAACGCCAGTTGGCCGCCGTCGAGCAGGCCGATGTGCTGGTGGTGAGCACGCCGGTCTATCGCGGCTCGTACACCGGGCTGTTCAAGCATTTCTTCGACTTCATCCACCAGGACGCACTGGTCGACACCCCCATCCTGCTGGCCGCCACCGGCGGCAGCGAGCGCCATTCGCTGGTGATCGACCATCAGCTGCGCCCGCTCTTCAGCTTCTTCCAGGCGCGCACCCTGCCGCTGGGCGTCTACGCCACCGACCGCGATTTCGTCGACGGCCACGTGCACAACGATGCCCTGATCGAGCGGACGCGGTTGGCGGTGCGGCGGGCCCTGCCGCTGCTGGCCCTGCCCCGCCACCGCGCCGCCGCCCTTGAGGCCGCCCCAGCACATTGA
- a CDS encoding DUF1852 domain-containing protein: MTTDTFTFSITRIPFNEDYQPADGTRITTNFANLARGASRQENLRNTISMINNRFNDLAHWDNPSADRYAVELDIISVEMHIDGGNGSDPFPLIEVLRPTIVDTRTGARTEGIVGNNFSSYVRDYDFSVVLPASNEGKATFGIPEGFGDLHGKLFRHFLESDAYRANFSKGPVICISVSSSKTYHRTENHHPILGVEYRQGEFSPTDQYFDKMGLQVRYFMPPGSVAPLAFYFQGDLLGDYSNLELIGTISTMEAFQKIYRPEIYNANSVAGKVYQPSLKHQDYSSTRIVYDREERSQLAVKQGRFTEEHFIKPYRAVLEQWAAR, translated from the coding sequence ATGACGACCGACACCTTCACCTTCAGCATCACGCGCATCCCCTTCAACGAGGATTACCAGCCCGCCGATGGGACGCGCATCACCACCAATTTTGCCAACCTGGCCCGCGGCGCGTCGCGCCAGGAGAACCTGCGCAACACGATCAGCATGATCAACAACCGCTTCAACGATCTGGCGCACTGGGACAACCCCAGCGCGGATCGTTACGCGGTCGAGCTGGACATCATCTCGGTGGAGATGCACATCGATGGCGGCAATGGCAGCGATCCGTTCCCGCTGATCGAAGTGCTGCGACCGACCATCGTCGACACCCGCACCGGTGCCCGTACCGAAGGCATCGTCGGCAACAACTTCTCGTCCTACGTGCGCGACTACGATTTCAGCGTGGTGCTGCCGGCCAGCAACGAAGGCAAGGCCACCTTTGGCATTCCGGAAGGCTTTGGAGACCTGCACGGCAAGCTGTTCAGGCATTTCCTGGAATCTGACGCCTACCGTGCCAACTTCAGCAAGGGGCCGGTGATCTGCATCAGCGTATCCAGCAGCAAGACCTACCACCGCACCGAGAACCACCACCCGATCCTGGGCGTGGAGTACCGGCAGGGCGAGTTCTCTCCCACTGACCAGTACTTCGACAAGATGGGCCTGCAGGTGCGCTACTTCATGCCGCCGGGCAGCGTCGCACCGCTGGCGTTCTACTTCCAGGGCGACCTGCTGGGCGACTACTCGAACCTGGAGCTGATCGGCACCATCAGCACGATGGAGGCCTTCCAGAAGATCTACCGCCCGGAGATCTACAACGCCAACTCCGTGGCCGGCAAGGTCTACCAGCCCAGCCTGAAGCACCAGGATTACTCCTCCACCCGCATCGTCTACGACCGCGAAGAGCGCAGCCAGCTGGCGGTCAAGCAGGGCAGGTTCACCGAAGAACACTTCATCAAGCCATACCGCGCCGTGCTTGAGCAGTGGGCCGCCCGCTGA